One Balaenoptera musculus isolate JJ_BM4_2016_0621 chromosome 13, mBalMus1.pri.v3, whole genome shotgun sequence genomic region harbors:
- the DNAJC5G gene encoding dnaJ homolog subfamily C member 5G — translation MAHVDQAARRLSKTGSTLYAVLELKKGASPEDIKKAYRRLALKYHPDKNPGDPQAAEIFKEINTAHSVLSDPKKRQIYDRRGSLGIYIYDHFGEEGVTYYFTLNSCWFKTLVLLCALLTCCCCCCCCCFCCGALKPPPEEAAKKKYEPNVQNQPPRPGRREHFRGGEDNSSDDNY, via the exons ATGGCTCACGTGGACCAAGCAGCCCGCCGGTTGTCCAAAACTGGATCAACCCTCTATGCAGTGCTGGAGCTTAAGAAGGGCGCTTCACCTGAAGACATCAAAAAGGCCTACAG GAGACTGGCATTGAAGTATCATCCAGACAAGAATCCAGGGGACCCTCAAGCAGCAGAAATATTCAAGGAGATCAACACAGCCCACTCCGTACTGAGTGACCCTAAGAAGCGGCAAATTTACGACCGGCGTGGCTCattgggaatatatatatacgaCCACTTTGGCGAAGAAGGCGTCACATACTATTTTACACTGAATAGTTGTTGGTTCAAG ACGCTTGTCCTCCTGTGTGCTCTGCTTAcctgttgctgttgctgctgctgctgctgcttttgctGTGGAGCACTTAAGCCACCACCCGAGGAAGCAGCTAAGAAAAAATATGAGCCGAATGTCCAGAATCAGCCTCCAAGGCCAG GACGCAGAGAACATTTTAGAGGAGGGGAAGATAATTCCAGTGACGATAATTATTAA
- the SLC30A3 gene encoding zinc transporter 3 isoform X3, protein MEASPATGGSETTRLVSPRDRGGAGGGLRLKSLFTEPSEPLPEEPKPVEMSFHHCHRDPLLQPGLTPERLQAQRQLCAACAVCCVFMAGEVVGGYLAHSLAIMTDAAHLLADVGSMMGSLFSLWLSTRPATRTMTFGWHRSETLGALASVVSLWMVTGILLYLAFIRLLHSDYHIEGGAMLLTASIAVCANLLMAFVLHQAGPHHSHGSRGAEYAPLEEGPGEPLPLGNTSVRAAFVHVLGDLLQSLGVLAASILIYFKPQYKAADPISTFLFSICALGSTAPTLRDVLRVLMEGTPRSVGFEPVRDTLLSVPGVRATHELHLWSLTLTYHVVSAHLAIAITCF, encoded by the exons ATGGAGGCTTCTCCTGCCACGGGGGGCTCTGAGACCACTCGCCTGGTGAGCCCCCGAGACCGCGGCGGCGCTGGTGGCGGCCTGCGTTTGAAGAG TCTCTTCACAGAGCCCTCCGAGCCCCTCCCCGAGGAGCCCAAACCCGTGGAGATGTCCTTCCACCACTGCCACAGGGACCCTCTGCTACAGCCAGGTCTCACCCCTGAGAGGCTGCAGGCGCAGAGGCAGCTGTGTGCCGCCTGTGCTGTGTGCTGCGTCTTCATGGCCGGGGAAGTAGTCG GTGGGTATTTGGCGCACAGCCTGGCCATTATGACTGATGCAGCCCACCTGTTGGCAGATGTGGGCAGCATGATGGGcagcctcttctccctctggctCTCTACCCGTCCAGCCACCCGCACCATGACCTTTGGCTGGCACCGCTCAG AGACTCTGGGGGCTTTGGCCTCTGTGGTCTCCCTCTGGATGGTCACTGGCATCCTCCTGTACCTGGCCTTCATCCGCCTGCTGCACAGCGACTACCACATCGAGGGGGGTGCCATGCTGCTGACCGCCAGCATCGCAGTCTGTGCCAATCTGCT AATGGCCTTTGTGCTGCACCAGGCCGGGCCCCACCACAGCCACGGGTCCAGGGGGGCAGAGTATGCACCGCTGGAGGAGGGGCCAGGGGAGCCCCTGCCCCTGGGGAACACCAGCGTCCGGGCGGCCTTTGTGCACGTGCTGGGGGACCTCCTGCAGAGCCTCGGGGTGCTGGCTGCTTCCATCCTCATCTACTTCAAG CCTCAATACAAGGCAGCTGACCCCATCAGcacctttctcttctccatctgtgCCCTTGGATCCACGGCTCCCACCCTCCGAGATGTTCTCCGCGTCCTCATGGAAG GTACCCCCCGAAGTGTGGGGTTTGAACCTGTGCGGGATACCCTGTTGTCAGTGCCAGGAGTTCGGGCAACCCACGAGCTGCACCTGTGGTCCCTTACGCTTACTTACCATGTTGTCTCCGCACACCTGGCCATTG CCATCACCTGCTTTTAG
- the SLC30A3 gene encoding zinc transporter 3 isoform X2: MEASPATGGSETTRLVSPRDRGGAGGGLRLKSLFTEPSEPLPEEPKPVEMSFHHCHRDPLLQPGLTPERLQAQRQLCAACAVCCVFMAGEVVGGYLAHSLAIMTDAAHLLADVGSMMGSLFSLWLSTRPATRTMTFGWHRSETLGALASVVSLWMVTGILLYLAFIRLLHSDYHIEGGAMLLTASIAVCANLLMAFVLHQAGPHHSHGSRGAEYAPLEEGPGEPLPLGNTSVRAAFVHVLGDLLQSLGVLAASILIYFKPQYKAADPISTFLFSICALGSTAPTLRDVLRVLMEGTPRSVGFEPVRDTLLSVPGVRATHELHLWSLTLTYHVVSAHLAIDSTADPEAVLAEATSRLHSRFGFSSSTLQVEQYQPEMAQCLRCREPPQA; encoded by the exons ATGGAGGCTTCTCCTGCCACGGGGGGCTCTGAGACCACTCGCCTGGTGAGCCCCCGAGACCGCGGCGGCGCTGGTGGCGGCCTGCGTTTGAAGAG TCTCTTCACAGAGCCCTCCGAGCCCCTCCCCGAGGAGCCCAAACCCGTGGAGATGTCCTTCCACCACTGCCACAGGGACCCTCTGCTACAGCCAGGTCTCACCCCTGAGAGGCTGCAGGCGCAGAGGCAGCTGTGTGCCGCCTGTGCTGTGTGCTGCGTCTTCATGGCCGGGGAAGTAGTCG GTGGGTATTTGGCGCACAGCCTGGCCATTATGACTGATGCAGCCCACCTGTTGGCAGATGTGGGCAGCATGATGGGcagcctcttctccctctggctCTCTACCCGTCCAGCCACCCGCACCATGACCTTTGGCTGGCACCGCTCAG AGACTCTGGGGGCTTTGGCCTCTGTGGTCTCCCTCTGGATGGTCACTGGCATCCTCCTGTACCTGGCCTTCATCCGCCTGCTGCACAGCGACTACCACATCGAGGGGGGTGCCATGCTGCTGACCGCCAGCATCGCAGTCTGTGCCAATCTGCT AATGGCCTTTGTGCTGCACCAGGCCGGGCCCCACCACAGCCACGGGTCCAGGGGGGCAGAGTATGCACCGCTGGAGGAGGGGCCAGGGGAGCCCCTGCCCCTGGGGAACACCAGCGTCCGGGCGGCCTTTGTGCACGTGCTGGGGGACCTCCTGCAGAGCCTCGGGGTGCTGGCTGCTTCCATCCTCATCTACTTCAAG CCTCAATACAAGGCAGCTGACCCCATCAGcacctttctcttctccatctgtgCCCTTGGATCCACGGCTCCCACCCTCCGAGATGTTCTCCGCGTCCTCATGGAAG GTACCCCCCGAAGTGTGGGGTTTGAACCTGTGCGGGATACCCTGTTGTCAGTGCCAGGAGTTCGGGCAACCCACGAGCTGCACCTGTGGTCCCTTACGCTTACTTACCATGTTGTCTCCGCACACCTGGCCATTG ACTCCACGGCTGACCCTGAAGCCGTCCTGGCTGAAGCCACATCTCGGCTCCACTCCCGGTTTGGATTCTCCAGCTCTACCCTGCAGGTCGAGCAGTACCAGCCTGAGATGGCCCAGTGCCTGCGCTGCCGGGAGCCCCCCCAAGCCTGA
- the SLC30A3 gene encoding zinc transporter 3 isoform X1, protein MEASPATGGSETTRLVSPRDRGGAGGGLRLKSLFTEPSEPLPEEPKPVEMSFHHCHRDPLLQPGLTPERLQAQRQLCAACAVCCVFMAGEVVGGYLAHSLAIMTDAAHLLADVGSMMGSLFSLWLSTRPATRTMTFGWHRSEWPLCCTRPGPTTATGPGGQSMHRWRRGQGSPCPWGTPASGRPLCTCWGTSCRASGCWLLPSSSTSSLNTRQLTPSAPFSSPSVPLDPRLPPSEMFSASSWKVPPEVWGLNLCGIPCCQCQEFGQPTSCTCGPLRLLTMLSPHTWPLPSPAFSATTSYLASLMVGWLLRPALLALILDPAPSPARSPPVYRISSQNYTRLPMLHWQLPTLPFPLKALRCTDLLAHGCRSLVTSGRNRMKVVKLQLEYLF, encoded by the exons ATGGAGGCTTCTCCTGCCACGGGGGGCTCTGAGACCACTCGCCTGGTGAGCCCCCGAGACCGCGGCGGCGCTGGTGGCGGCCTGCGTTTGAAGAG TCTCTTCACAGAGCCCTCCGAGCCCCTCCCCGAGGAGCCCAAACCCGTGGAGATGTCCTTCCACCACTGCCACAGGGACCCTCTGCTACAGCCAGGTCTCACCCCTGAGAGGCTGCAGGCGCAGAGGCAGCTGTGTGCCGCCTGTGCTGTGTGCTGCGTCTTCATGGCCGGGGAAGTAGTCG GTGGGTATTTGGCGCACAGCCTGGCCATTATGACTGATGCAGCCCACCTGTTGGCAGATGTGGGCAGCATGATGGGcagcctcttctccctctggctCTCTACCCGTCCAGCCACCCGCACCATGACCTTTGGCTGGCACCGCTCAG AATGGCCTTTGTGCTGCACCAGGCCGGGCCCCACCACAGCCACGGGTCCAGGGGGGCAGAGTATGCACCGCTGGAGGAGGGGCCAGGGGAGCCCCTGCCCCTGGGGAACACCAGCGTCCGGGCGGCCTTTGTGCACGTGCTGGGGGACCTCCTGCAGAGCCTCGGGGTGCTGGCTGCTTCCATCCTCATCTACTTCAAG CCTCAATACAAGGCAGCTGACCCCATCAGcacctttctcttctccatctgtgCCCTTGGATCCACGGCTCCCACCCTCCGAGATGTTCTCCGCGTCCTCATGGAAG GTACCCCCCGAAGTGTGGGGTTTGAACCTGTGCGGGATACCCTGTTGTCAGTGCCAGGAGTTCGGGCAACCCACGAGCTGCACCTGTGGTCCCTTACGCTTACTTACCATGTTGTCTCCGCACACCTGGCCATTG CCATCACCTGCTTTTAGTGCAACAACATCCTACCTGGCTTCCCTAATGGTGGGATGGCTGCTACGCCCAGCTCTTCTGGCACTCATTCTCGACCCCGCACCGTCACCAGCAAGGTCCCCCCCAGTCTACAGGATATCGTCACAGAATTACACACGCCTACCGATGCTACACTGGCAACTTCCAACTCTACCCTTCCCACTTAAAGCCCTAAGGTGCACTGACTTACTGGCCCACGGTTGCAGGTCGTTAGTGACAAGTGGCAGGAATAGGATGAAGGTGGTCAAGCTCCAATTGGAATACCTATTTTGA
- the SLC30A3 gene encoding zinc transporter 3 isoform X4: protein MEASPATGGSETTRLVSPRDRGGAGGGLRLKSLFTEPSEPLPEEPKPVEMSFHHCHRDPLLQPGLTPERLQAQRQLCAACAVCCVFMAGEVVGGYLAHSLAIMTDAAHLLADVGSMMGSLFSLWLSTRPATRTMTFGWHRSETLGALASVVSLWMVTGILLYLAFIRLLHSDYHIEGGAMLLTASIAVCANLLMAFVLHQAGPHHSHGSRGAEYAPLEEGPGEPLPLGNTSVRAAFVHVLGDLLQSLGVLAASILIYFKPQYKAADPISTFLFSICALGSTAPTLRDVLRVLMEDSTADPEAVLAEATSRLHSRFGFSSSTLQVEQYQPEMAQCLRCREPPQA from the exons ATGGAGGCTTCTCCTGCCACGGGGGGCTCTGAGACCACTCGCCTGGTGAGCCCCCGAGACCGCGGCGGCGCTGGTGGCGGCCTGCGTTTGAAGAG TCTCTTCACAGAGCCCTCCGAGCCCCTCCCCGAGGAGCCCAAACCCGTGGAGATGTCCTTCCACCACTGCCACAGGGACCCTCTGCTACAGCCAGGTCTCACCCCTGAGAGGCTGCAGGCGCAGAGGCAGCTGTGTGCCGCCTGTGCTGTGTGCTGCGTCTTCATGGCCGGGGAAGTAGTCG GTGGGTATTTGGCGCACAGCCTGGCCATTATGACTGATGCAGCCCACCTGTTGGCAGATGTGGGCAGCATGATGGGcagcctcttctccctctggctCTCTACCCGTCCAGCCACCCGCACCATGACCTTTGGCTGGCACCGCTCAG AGACTCTGGGGGCTTTGGCCTCTGTGGTCTCCCTCTGGATGGTCACTGGCATCCTCCTGTACCTGGCCTTCATCCGCCTGCTGCACAGCGACTACCACATCGAGGGGGGTGCCATGCTGCTGACCGCCAGCATCGCAGTCTGTGCCAATCTGCT AATGGCCTTTGTGCTGCACCAGGCCGGGCCCCACCACAGCCACGGGTCCAGGGGGGCAGAGTATGCACCGCTGGAGGAGGGGCCAGGGGAGCCCCTGCCCCTGGGGAACACCAGCGTCCGGGCGGCCTTTGTGCACGTGCTGGGGGACCTCCTGCAGAGCCTCGGGGTGCTGGCTGCTTCCATCCTCATCTACTTCAAG CCTCAATACAAGGCAGCTGACCCCATCAGcacctttctcttctccatctgtgCCCTTGGATCCACGGCTCCCACCCTCCGAGATGTTCTCCGCGTCCTCATGGAAG ACTCCACGGCTGACCCTGAAGCCGTCCTGGCTGAAGCCACATCTCGGCTCCACTCCCGGTTTGGATTCTCCAGCTCTACCCTGCAGGTCGAGCAGTACCAGCCTGAGATGGCCCAGTGCCTGCGCTGCCGGGAGCCCCCCCAAGCCTGA